A single Glycine soja cultivar W05 chromosome 14, ASM419377v2, whole genome shotgun sequence DNA region contains:
- the LOC114383052 gene encoding uncharacterized protein LOC114383052 — protein MALLSRITTSSLLLSLSSKPICNAFLLSRSTATTCTKHQNKKKKENAKAALAKEKRRTRSDKQFNHDAIIERCNINDTDTDTKFSHVPVMLGEVLDVFSSTFLTSFVDCTLGAAGHSTAVIKGHQELKYFVGMDVDSVAHDIAQPRLDAVLNGGVKAITVLRNFRDVKSVLREFDELKLGVDGILMDLGISSMQVDDPVRGFSVLGDGPLDMRMDPQASLKAEDILNSWPDSEVGRILREYGEESNWRTLQKKIVNARLHGGLHSTSDLLDLIRRVAPPMRGGRQGWIKTATRVFQALRIAVNDELKTLEDSLYYCFDCLAPGGRLAVISFHSLEDRIVKQTFLNIIKGSKDVEERESLNSDLRKTSDEIKEKEAWIKQVIYGSNGTILTKRPITPSGEEEKLNRRSRSAKLRVIQKH, from the exons ATGGCGCTGCTTTCCAGGATAACAACATCCTCATTACTACTATCCCTATCCTCCAAACCCATTTGCAACGCCTTTCTGCTTTCTCGTTCAACCGCCACAACCTGCACAAAACAtcagaacaagaagaaaaaggaaaacgcCAAAGCAGCGTTGGCGAAGGAGAAGCGCAGAACCCGTTCCGACAAACAGTTCAACCACGACGCAATAATCGAGCGTTGCAACATAAACGACACTGACACCGACACCAAGTTCTCTCACGTTCCTGTGATGCTGGGCGAAGTCTTGGACGTGTTCTCCTCTACTTTCTTAACCTCCTTCGTCGATTGCACTCTCGGCGCCGCAGGCCACTCCACCGCC GTGATCAAGGGGCATCAAGAGTTGAAGTATTTCGTGGGGATGGACGTGGACTCTGTCGCACACGACATTGCCCAGCCTCGTCTTGATGCCGTTTTGAACGGTGGTGTCAAAGCGATTACCGTTTTGAGGAATTTTAGAGACGTCAAGTCTGTGCTTAGAGAATTTGATGAGCTAAAGTTGGGGGTTGACGGCATCTTAATGGACTTGGGGATTTCCTCTATGCAG gtAGATGATCCTGTGAGAGGATTCAGTGTGCTTGGTGATGGACCACTTGATATGCGGATGGATCCTCAG GCAAGTCTTAAAGCAGAAGACATATTAAATTCCTGGCCAGATTCTGAAGTGGGCCGTATCCTAAGGGAGTACGGGGAAGAAAGTAATTGGCGAACTCTGCAAAAGAAAATTGTCAATGCCCGATTACATGGTGGATTGCATTCGACTAGTGACTTGCTCGATCTTATTCGGCGCGTGGCTCCTCCAATGAGAG GTGGACGGCAAGGTTGGATAAAGACGGCAACCCGGGTGTTTCAAGCTCTGAGAATCGCTGTTAATGATGAACTGAAGACACTTGAGGATTCTCTCTATTATTGTTTTGATTGCCTTGCACCTGGGGGTAGGCTTGCTGTCATATCTTTTCATAGTCTAGAGGACAGAATTGTGAAACAGACATTTCTTAACATAATCAAAGGGAGCAAAGATGTGGAAGAAAGGGAGAGCCTCaacagtgatttgaggaagacTAGTGatgaaatcaaagaaaaagaagcatgGATAAAGCAAGTAATATATGGATCAAATGGAACAATTCTCACTAAAAGACCAATCACGCCAtcaggagaagaagaaaaattaaaccgGCGAAGTAGAAGTGCAAAGCTCAGGGTTATTCAGAAGCACTGA